A DNA window from Spirochaeta cellobiosiphila DSM 17781 contains the following coding sequences:
- a CDS encoding cupin domain-containing protein, protein MVRTEEELQKEQKPAPFEGKGEILVRSLLNGPDEMYKTGRVFAHTTVYPGSGIGYHVHNKESETYYILSGEGKFNDNGVIKTVKAGDVTFTGAGEGHGIEALGDTPIEMIALILYDKRQ, encoded by the coding sequence ATGGTTAGAACAGAAGAAGAGCTTCAAAAGGAACAAAAACCAGCCCCCTTTGAAGGCAAAGGGGAGATCCTTGTAAGAAGTTTATTAAATGGACCGGATGAAATGTATAAAACGGGACGGGTATTTGCTCATACCACAGTCTATCCCGGAAGTGGGATTGGGTATCATGTCCATAATAAAGAATCAGAGACTTATTATATCCTAAGTGGTGAAGGTAAGTTTAATGATAATGGAGTGATTAAGACCGTAAAAGCCGGTGATGTCACTTTTACAGGAGCTGGCGAAGGTCATGGCATTGAGGCTTTAGGGGATACTCCCATTGAGATGATAGCCTTAATTCTCTATGACAAGCGACAGTAA
- a CDS encoding isocitrate lyase/PEP mutase family protein: MSAKKTLRQILEETKECFLVPCVYDCASNRAVEMCGFPVSLLSGGEVSISLNGVIDYGFTNLTDLEWVVSRVSTTSSIPLICDVEDGFGGPLAVYRSCKRLAAAGAAALQLEDSADMEESTKILPRDKYLAKIRAAVEALKGTDCLLIARTNADPSDPEEFREGMDRVREAMELGADMAMMVLVSSYEDAKTMAENVPGWKILADVRADNGVPNLTMKQLTDLGFSMCSTHYTMKAAMEGMLEHGLQNFKDQSVAYTFSHASGTGQPDYSASPLFEPQAYLELENEFTGNDKEYTIVGHKVDGYPEGFKRIDIKDRL; encoded by the coding sequence ATGTCAGCAAAAAAAACATTGAGACAGATTTTAGAAGAAACTAAGGAATGTTTTCTCGTTCCTTGTGTATATGATTGTGCGTCCAACAGAGCCGTAGAAATGTGCGGTTTCCCTGTTAGTTTGCTAAGCGGTGGAGAAGTATCGATTAGCCTAAATGGTGTTATCGACTACGGATTCACAAACTTGACTGATCTGGAATGGGTTGTAAGTCGTGTGTCCACAACAAGTTCCATACCTTTGATATGTGATGTTGAGGATGGTTTTGGTGGTCCTTTGGCGGTGTATCGTTCTTGTAAACGACTTGCCGCTGCTGGTGCTGCTGCTCTTCAATTAGAGGATTCTGCTGATATGGAAGAGTCCACAAAGATCCTTCCCCGAGACAAATACCTTGCCAAAATCAGAGCGGCTGTTGAAGCTCTGAAAGGTACTGATTGCTTACTCATAGCCAGAACCAATGCTGATCCTTCTGATCCAGAAGAGTTCAGAGAAGGTATGGATCGTGTTCGGGAAGCTATGGAGTTAGGAGCTGATATGGCTATGATGGTACTAGTATCTTCCTACGAAGATGCAAAGACTATGGCTGAAAATGTTCCTGGTTGGAAGATATTAGCTGATGTTAGAGCTGATAATGGTGTTCCTAACTTAACAATGAAACAGTTAACAGACTTGGGCTTTAGCATGTGTTCCACTCACTACACAATGAAGGCTGCTATGGAAGGTATGTTGGAACATGGTCTACAAAATTTTAAAGACCAAAGTGTTGCTTATACTTTTAGCCATGCTTCCGGTACTGGTCAGCCTGATTACAGTGCCTCTCCCTTATTTGAACCCCAGGCTTATCTTGAATTAGAGAATGAATTTACAGGCAATGATAAGGAATACACCATTGTAGGACATAAAGTAGATGGCTATCCAGAAGGTTTTAAACGGATTGACATCAAAGACAGATTGTAA
- a CDS encoding cyclase family protein, whose translation MKTFELAKGLRVVDLTKTLDPSTETRRCGLTRFNTGGPIPDFHTIMDLTSHLGTHVECPYHHNDDWTDVPGLPLTTFMGRAIYVNITHLDPNAKIKGSDLEKACGDRIQEGDIVIIDSDYRIPPFTKLTNTAEDKRLFICRETAEWFKAKKVKCVGFGDGVSIESNNEDVCAFHDVLMEVNVVFLEVLKNLELLETDTFFMSYSPLPIKGLDSCPIRAYAIEGLAEFS comes from the coding sequence ATGAAAACATTTGAATTAGCTAAGGGACTTCGAGTGGTTGATTTAACCAAAACACTTGATCCTAGTACAGAAACAAGAAGGTGTGGTTTAACTAGATTTAACACTGGCGGACCTATTCCTGATTTTCACACTATCATGGATTTAACTAGCCATTTGGGGACTCATGTTGAATGTCCTTATCATCATAATGATGACTGGACAGATGTCCCTGGACTTCCTTTAACAACTTTTATGGGAAGGGCTATCTATGTCAATATTACCCATTTAGATCCTAATGCTAAAATCAAAGGCTCTGATCTTGAGAAGGCTTGTGGTGATCGAATACAAGAAGGGGATATTGTGATCATTGATTCTGATTATAGGATCCCTCCTTTTACCAAACTAACCAATACAGCTGAAGATAAGCGTTTGTTCATTTGTCGCGAAACAGCAGAATGGTTCAAGGCTAAAAAGGTAAAGTGTGTGGGGTTCGGAGATGGTGTATCTATTGAAAGCAATAACGAAGATGTTTGTGCCTTTCATGATGTATTGATGGAGGTTAATGTTGTCTTTTTAGAAGTTCTTAAGAATTTAGAATTGCTGGAGACAGATACTTTCTTCATGTCATACAGTCCTCTTCCCATAAAAGGACTTGATTCTTGTCCTATTCGAGCTTACGCCATTGAAGGATTGGCTGAGTTTTCATAA
- a CDS encoding ketopantoate reductase family protein: protein MKIAVIGAGAMGSIYGGNLSKENEVYLIDNNEEIVNKINKEGLIIQKDGVDQRFTPKATTNSEALPSIDLIILFVKSLYSRDALWNNKNLIGEHTCVMTLQNGSGHEDILKEFVPLDRIIIGTTEDNGAVLGKGCVRHGGRGKTNIGMLGEDRNDILPVVKKAFDDCGFKVVIHSNIKQLIWNKLFTNSSLSAVTAILQVDIGFIADNPYAFALTKSLIKEACAVAQGMGLEAKEEDIIEEVRNTSLESPKGCTSIRADIRDGRKTEVDTISGAVVRAAEKLNIPVPNHTFVLNMIHALEQK from the coding sequence ATGAAAATTGCCGTAATTGGCGCAGGTGCTATGGGATCCATTTATGGAGGGAACCTCTCTAAAGAAAATGAGGTCTATCTAATCGATAACAATGAAGAGATTGTTAATAAGATTAATAAAGAGGGGCTTATCATTCAAAAAGATGGTGTTGATCAACGATTTACACCTAAGGCTACAACAAATAGCGAGGCTCTTCCCTCGATTGATCTGATCATTCTCTTTGTTAAATCTTTGTATTCCAGGGATGCCCTATGGAACAATAAGAATCTAATCGGAGAACATACTTGCGTTATGACTCTTCAAAATGGTTCTGGTCACGAGGATATCTTAAAAGAATTTGTTCCCTTGGATCGGATAATTATTGGAACTACTGAGGATAATGGAGCGGTCTTAGGTAAGGGGTGTGTTCGTCATGGAGGCAGGGGGAAGACTAACATCGGTATGTTAGGTGAAGATAGGAACGATATACTTCCTGTGGTTAAAAAAGCCTTCGATGATTGTGGGTTTAAGGTTGTCATCCATTCTAATATCAAACAGCTTATTTGGAATAAGCTTTTCACAAATTCTTCCTTAAGTGCTGTGACCGCTATATTACAAGTAGATATTGGGTTTATTGCAGATAATCCCTATGCCTTTGCTTTGACGAAATCTCTAATAAAAGAAGCCTGTGCTGTCGCTCAGGGAATGGGTCTAGAAGCGAAGGAAGAGGATATTATTGAAGAAGTAAGAAACACATCCTTAGAATCTCCTAAAGGATGCACCTCCATTAGAGCTGATATTCGTGATGGGAGAAAAACGGAAGTGGATACCATCAGCGGTGCTGTTGTGAGAGCTGCAGAAAAGCTCAACATACCCGTTCCCAATCATACCTTTGTCTTAAATATGATTCACGCACTCGAACAGAAATAA